The Bacillota bacterium DNA window TTCTTCCCCCCGGCCCGGCAGTGGGCCCCGGGCAGGGAAAGATCCCGGCCGGGAACCACCCTCCCGTCCCGCTCGATCACGTAGTGGTAGCCGACGTCCCGCCAGCTCAGGCTCTTATGATAGGTCCGCACCTGCGCCGCGTCCTTTTCCTCCGCCCCGGTATGGTGGATGATGATGTGGGTCCAGTTCACTGTCTCACTCCTCTCCGAAGTTTCTGGGCAGAACCCCGCTAATCCCCGCAGGCGAGGCGCCGCGCCTCCTCGTAGTCCACGCCGCCCTGCCTGGCCACGACGATGGTCAGGACCGTCACCGACTTCTGCAGCTCCTTGAGGATCGGCTCTAGGCGCAGGAGCAGGTAGAAGGCCACCACCATCGGAAAGCCGTAGTTGGCAACGAGCTTGAGTAGTTCCTCCACGGTTCCACCTCCTCTCCAAAGGCAGTTAGTTCTGGTCAAACAAGCCGCTCAAACAAAAAGGGG harbors:
- a CDS encoding YvrJ family protein; this translates as MEELLKLVANYGFPMVVAFYLLLRLEPILKELQKSVTVLTIVVARQGGVDYEEARRLACGD